In a single window of the Caulobacter soli genome:
- a CDS encoding rhodanese-like domain-containing protein → MSFVSAIPAAASDAAIAHFAARLSLETDCADVGASMKAGEKDFVLLHVVGSPQAYARRHVPGALHLRHAEITAERMAAWPADTLFVVYCAGPHCNGADRAALKLAMLDRPVKLMIGGITGWEDEGLPFATGDEPGVLAA, encoded by the coding sequence ATGAGTTTCGTTTCCGCCATCCCCGCCGCCGCGTCCGACGCCGCCATCGCCCATTTCGCCGCCCGGCTGAGCCTGGAGACCGATTGCGCCGACGTCGGAGCCTCGATGAAGGCCGGCGAGAAGGACTTCGTCCTGCTGCACGTCGTGGGCTCGCCCCAGGCCTATGCCCGCCGCCACGTGCCGGGCGCCTTGCACCTGCGCCATGCCGAGATCACCGCCGAGCGGATGGCGGCGTGGCCGGCAGACACCCTGTTCGTGGTCTATTGCGCCGGTCCGCACTGCAACGGCGCCGACCGCGCGGCCTTGAAGCTGGCGATGCTGGATCGTCCGGTGAAGTTGATGATCGGCGGGATTACCGGCTGGGAGGATGAAGGGTTGCCGTTCGCGACGGGGGATGAGCCGGGAGTGTTGGCGGCCTAG
- the rnhA gene encoding ribonuclease HI, with translation MTPKLIIYTDGACRGNPGPGGWGALLMYGDKKKELCGGDLATTNNRMELMGAIQALEALNKPTKAELHTDSQYVMKGVTQWIHGWKAKGWKTADKSPVKNVDLWQRLDAARARHEVDWRWVKGHAGHVHNERADELARLGMLKALGEKA, from the coding sequence ATGACCCCCAAGCTGATCATCTATACCGACGGCGCCTGTCGCGGGAATCCCGGCCCCGGCGGCTGGGGCGCCCTGCTGATGTACGGCGACAAGAAGAAAGAGCTCTGCGGCGGCGACCTGGCGACCACCAACAACCGCATGGAGCTGATGGGCGCCATCCAGGCCCTGGAAGCCCTGAACAAGCCCACCAAGGCCGAGCTGCACACCGACAGCCAGTACGTGATGAAGGGCGTCACCCAGTGGATCCATGGCTGGAAGGCCAAGGGCTGGAAAACCGCCGACAAGAGCCCCGTCAAGAACGTCGACCTGTGGCAACGCCTGGACGCCGCCCGGGCCCGGCACGAGGTCGACTGGCGCTGGGTCAAGGGCCACGCTGGGCACGTGCACAACGAACGCGCCGATGAGCTGGCGCGGCTGGGCATGCTGAAGGCGCTGGGCGAGAAGGCTTAG